TAAAAAAGCCACTGAAACCAGACATAGTCAAGGTTGGGTAGATGAAGTAATTTCAGATTTAGACGAACTTTCAAAACGTGTAAAAGAAGCAACTTCAAATAAAGAAACTGTTTCCATCGCTTACGACGGAAACGTGGTGGAAGTCTGGGAGAAATTTGCAGAGGAAAACATAAAAATTGATTTGGGAAGCGACCAAACCTCGCTTCACAATCCGTGGGCGGGCGGCTATTATCCCGTTGGATTAGCTTATGAAGAAGCCAACGAAATGATGGCAAACAATCCGGAGCAATTTAAAAAGGAAGTTCAGAAAAGTTTACGCCGCCAAGTGGAAGCAATCAATAAACACACTGCAAAGGGAACCTATTTCTTCGATTACGGAAATGCTTTTCTTTTGGAAGCATCTCGTGCGGGCGCAGATGTTATGAATGATAAAAAGGTGTCAGGTCGAGCGCAGTCGAGACCTCAATCGGAGTTCAAATATCCATCTTACGTGCAAGATATAATGGGCCCAATGTGTTTCGATTACGGTTTTGGACCATTTCGTTGGGTTTGTGCTTCTGGTAAACCCGAAGATCTTCAAAAAACCGATGAAATTGCGTGTGAAGTTTTAGAAGAATTGATGAAAAATTCGCCTAAAGAAATTCAGCAGCAAATGCAGGACAACATAACTTGGATTAAAGGAGCGCAGGAAAATAAATTGGTAGTCGGTTCGCAGGCACGTATTCTTTATGCAGATTCTGACGGTCGCGTGCAGATTGCTTCGGCTTTCAACAAAGCTATTTCCGAAGGTAAAATCGGACACGTTGTTTTAGGTCGCGACCATCATGATGTTTCAGGAACCGATTCGCCCTATCGTGAAACATCCAATATTTACGACGGTAGCCGGTTTACTGCAGACATGGCAATTCAGAACGTTATTGGCGATAGCTTCCGTGGCGCTACCTGGGTAAGCATCCACAATGGCGGTGGCGTAGGCTGGGGTGAGGTGATTAATGGTGGTTTCGGAATGGTTCTTGATGGTAGTACAGATGCGCAACGACGCTTAGAAAATATGCTTTTCTGGGATGTTAATAATGGAATTGCAAGACGTAGTTGGGCACGAAATGACGAAGCTGTATTTGCAATAAAACGTGCAATGGAAAACAATCCGCAGTTGAAGGTAACGCTTCCAAATTTTGTTGATGACAAATTATTCACATAAAAATTCGACCACGAATTCACTAAATTGTGCATTTGTGGCTAAAAAAAAGAAAAAGATGAAAGCACTTAAATTTTTACCCCTATTACTGCTTTTTGCATTCACTTCCTGCTCCACCGTTCGCGTAGCATCGGATTTCGACAAAAAAGCAAATTTTAATCAGTACAATTCCTTTGCTTTTTTTAAGCCAGGGATTGATAAAGCCGAAATTAGCGATTTAGATAAAAAACGTATTCTTCGTGCCATTGAAGGAAATTTAATAATGAAAGGAATGGCAAAATCTGAGACTCCAGATTTACTCGTTAGTATTTTTACAAAAGAGCGTGAACGCGTTGATGTTTACAATAGCAATTTTGGATACGGATGGGGTTGGAGTCCTTGGTATTATGGCAGCTATCATGGCGGTACAAATGTTTCTCGAACTGCTGAAGGCACGCTTTACATAGATTTAATAGATGCTAAAACGAACAATTTAGTTTGGCAGGGTATGGGGAGTGCAGATTTAGTAACCGGAAATATGGAACGCAAAGAGGAGCGAATTCGCGAAATAGTCTCCAAAATATTAGCAGAGTATCCGCCAGGAGCTCTGAAAAAGTAGTTAAAAAAAGGCTTTTATGCAATTTGTATAAAAGCCTTTTTTTTATCTTTAAAATCAAAATGCTCACTTATTTTCATCTTGGCAAAAAAAAGACGGCCTAATTTATTTGTAAGAAATCACATTTTAAAATATAAACAGGCTGTTTAAACTTTATAAAGAATTACAAAAGAAGCACGATCACTAATAAAATAAGAAACTCAACAAGGCGGATGATAAAACTTTCAAAATACAATCGGCGATCATTATATGGGGGGTTAATTGCTGCCGTCATTACCGGAACGGGAGTTTTTCTTCTGGGAAATATTTCAGGTTATGAAGCAAAAAAACTGATAACCTCTTCCCTACCGGGAATCAACATGCTTTGTAATACCATTGTGCTTGCTTCAGCAACAATCTTGGCACTTTTACTTACGCTTTTAGGTATAAGTTCTGGCTCCAAGTCAAAATTAAAGCAAGCCCATTATACCCAAGTAATGGCAATTGCAAAACTGGACACAATCCTGTTTGTTATAGCTATTATACTCTTTCAGATATTTAATATCCCCATCACCGAATCTGAAGAATTGCCCACGACCTGGTATTCCACTATTTATTGGGCTACGCTCTTTCTTTCCTCACTGCTCAGCGGTGGGATGGTTTCGGTTATTTTAATGCTTTACAACACTGTTATCAATATGATTAAAATTGTGGGACTTGGCGACGAGGATCATCCGCTCGTTTTTCAGGAGGATAATATAGAAGAAGAGAATGAATAAAAAAGCCCTCCTCAAAAAAAGGAAGGCTTTTAATAATTGGGGATAATTAAAAGTTTATTCTTTAACCAATTTTATGCCTTTTACATTTCCTTTGTGAGTAGAAATTTTCATAAAATAAACACCTGATTTCCAACTTTGCGTATCTACGTTTACCGAAGTCTCCAAATTGTATTTCGCTGAAAATAACTGCTGCCCTAAAACATTATAAATTGAAATTGCTTCAATTGGCGAATTGCTATTAATAATCATTTCAGCTTTTACCGGATTTACAAAAGATATTGAAGTGTCTGAAAATTCTTCAACACCTGCTGTATCATCCACTACATTTTGCGCATAGATTTTTAGGCCGTCGCCCTTGTCTTCCACAAAAACTGCTACGTTCTGCGAATTTCCTTCTTTTGTAAAATTCACTCTTGTTTTGGCTGCAGCAAAAGTAGCTACGGGACGGGTTTCTTCGGGCCACGCAAAATCACCGTTTTCATTTAAATAAACGCTATGTAATGTGGTAGGCGTGGCGCCATTGTTTTCTCCTTCTTCCATCAAAAATAATGGATTGTCGTTTCTGAGGCGAAGTGAACCTGCGTGCGATTTATCATTTCCTATTGGAAAAACAACTTTTGCGTTATCGGTTAATTCACGTGCGCCAGAATCTTTATTAAATTTTTGGACGTATTCGCCACGTTCGCTTTGTGTTTCATTTCTATAGATAGAAATTGACCAAACGTATTGCGAGCCGTTTTTAAAAGCTATTTCGGTTTCCATTTCATAATCGGTTTCGCCAGTATCAAAATCAGAACCATTTATACCCCAAGGTAAAGTTCCGTCAGGATTTATACGCTGCAAATACGAATCAAAACGTGTTCCTGCTGAAGCATAATAACCCATATAAACTACATCGCCATCCTGAACGCCTTTGTACGAACGAATAAAAGCAGTAGCTCTGTCAGAAATTTGAACAGCACTTCCCCAGACCGGATTACCATCTGCATCGTAACGTTGCGCATATAGAAAAGAGTTAATTCCCGTTAATAATTTATGGAAAACAGCTATATATTCGCCGCCTGCAATCTCAAAAAAGTTTCCTGGAGACGAAGTTCCAGAACCCGTTGTTAGCGGCTGAGTTGACGGCCAAACGGCAAGTCCGTTATCGTCGTATTTTTGCATAACTGCACCACTTCCAGAGAGCCAACTAACAATTGCTCCCCCTGTTGAAAGCGGTAGCACTGTTACCACATTCCCACTACCAACTTGAACTCCATTTGCACCCCATAAATGATTGCCATCGGTATCCATTTTAAACACAAAAGCAGGGTCTCCGCCCGCTGTTCCTGTAGCACCAATATAAAGATTGTCATTGGCATCTACGATTGTATTCATAATTACGGTTGAAGTACTCATAGGAATTTGGTCGCTAACCAACATACCATCGCTACCAAGTGTTTGGTTGCCATCGGCATCCATAATTTGCAAGCGAAGTTCAATATTTGTTGGTGGTCCAACATTTTTCCAAAACACTACATAAGTTTGCCCATCAGAAGTGCCACGCGTCTGTACATCTAGTTCTCCAGATTCTGCTACAAGTGTATTCGCATCGGTGTCGGCAGTCCATTGGGCGTGTAAAATCGTTACCCCAAATAATGCAAGAAACGTAATAATAGTTTTCATAATATAGGTTTTTGATTAAAATTAAGCCATATTAAACGAGGTTTACTGAGTGAGGTTGTCATCTTGTGAAATTAGTTAATTGAAATCAATATTTTAGTATTTCAAGTATCTTCTTCTTCACTTTTTCCGTGGAAGGTATCATCGTTTCCTCCAATGTGGAATTAAGTGGAATTGCAGGCATATTTTCTGAACCAATGAGCATCACCGGCGCATCAAGTTGCTGAAAACATTCTTCTTGAATTCTTCCCTGCAAACCGCGTGAAAATCCGTTGTCGGAAGGTTCTTCGGTTACAACCAAACATTTTCCGCATTTCTTAACCGATTTAAAAACCGTTTCATAATCCAAAGGATGCAGTGTTCTAAGGTCAACAACTTCAATTTTATCCTGCATTCCAAGTTCTTCGGAAGCGTTCATTGCCCAGTGCACGCCCATTCCGTAGGTTATTATAGAAAGTGTTTCCTCTTCTTCCTGTTTCCAGATTTCCTGCAAAACCCAAGCTTTTCCAAAAGGCAAAACATAATCTTCTGCAGGCATTATAGACGTTGCGCCCTTTGTTCCCTTCACCTTACTCCAATACAAGCCTTTATGTTCAAAAATCACAACAGGATTTGGGTCGTAATAGGCCGCTTTTAGCAGACCTTTTAAATCGGCACCGTTACTCGGATACGCAATTTTTAATCCACGAATATTAGTCACCACACTTTCCACGGAAGAGGAATGGTACGGGCCACCACTGCCGTAAGCGCCAATAGGCACACGTAAAATCATTGAAACCGGCCATTTTCCGTTTGAAAGATAACAGCTTCGGGAAACTTCAGTAAAAAGTTGATTGAGCCCTGGCCAAATATAATCGGCAAACTGAACTTCTACAATTGGTTTTAAGCCAACAGCGCTCATTCCCACGGTTGAACCTACGATAAATGCCTCTTGAATTGGCGTATTAAAAACACGATTGTCGCCAAATTTTTGTGCCAAAGTAGCCGCTTCGCGAAACACGCCACCCAAACGTGCGCCCACATCCTGACCATACAATAAACATTCCTTGTGTTTCCGCATCAATTCCTCAATGGCAAAAAGTGCACAATCTACCATCACCACTTTTTCGCCTCCTTTAGGGGATCGTTCACCCTTTTCTTCGGTAATTTCCGTTGGAGCAAAATCGTGCGTAAAAAGATCTTCGGGTTTTGGATCTTCAGCATTTAACGCCCTTTCCAAAGATTCTTTGATTTCGATTTTGATGTCGGCTTCTATTTCTGAAAGTTCTTTGTCATTAAAACCATTATCCAATAACAATTTTTTCAATTTTGGATACGGATCACGACTTCGCGCTTCCTCCAAATCATCGCGATAAAACTCCATCCGAACGCCAGAAGTATGATGGTTCAATAGCGGAACTTTTGCGTGAACCAAAAATGGTCTGCGCTCTTCCCGAATTTTTGAAATTACATTCTGAATTGTATTATAACTTTCCTCAAAATCAGCCCCATCAATTGAAATTGCTTCTAATCCGTGAAATCCCTTTGCGTATTCTGCGGCATTCTGGGCTCTTGTTTCCGCAGCATTAGCCGAAATATCCCACTCGTTGTCCTGTACTAAATAAAGAATGGGCAGCTTCTTTAAAACTGCCATTTGAAAGGCTTCAGCAACTTCGCCTTCTGTAACCGAGGCATCACCTAAACTACAAACCACAATGGGCAATTCTGAATTCTGAATTCCGAATTCTGAATTCATTGATTCCTTATACCAAAACCCCATTGCAACACCCGTAGCTGGAATAGCCTGCATTCCCGTTGCAGAACTTTGATGTGGAATTTTTGGTTTATCATCATCTTTCAAACTTGGATGACTATAATAGGTTCTTCCGCCCGAAAAGGGATCGTCTTTTTTTGCCAAAACCTGGAGCATAAGCTCATACGGTTTCATTCCAATGGAAAGCAACATAGAATCATCACGATAATACGGAAATGCGTAATCCTGCGGCAACAGCTGCATTCCCAGGGCTATTTGAATTACCTCATGACCCCGCGAAGTTGCGTGCACGTATTTTGAAACGGTTTTAAAATTTTCCTCATAAATCTCTGTCATCGCTTTTGCGGTGACGAGGTTTTTAAAGGCTTTTTTTAATATATCTTTTTTAATTTTCATCTTTAGATTTTGACGTTTTTGAATCACGACCACTTGCTTCGCTCGTTATACGAACCACGACGGTTGGAATCACAACTTTTAAACGTCGTTTTTCGTGCAGTATGCCAAGTGAACGATTGTGGTTCAAAACGTCCTTTTCATTTAATTATTCGGATCTAATGTATCTATAAAATTTGATATTTTACTTTGTAATGCTTGTACCTTATCTTCCAATCTCAAAAATAATTCTTTCGAAATAAAATTTTGACGAGCGCAAACCATCAACTGTGTTTCCCATTCAAAAGCTGAACCAAGGCTGTTTTCAAGAAAATTCAAAAAATGTCTATCTGTTCTTTTGCTCGAACCTTCAGAAATGTTTGAAGCAATGGAAACCGAACAACAATTCATTTGTGTTCGCAAACCGTATCTTTCATAATCTGGTAAAGTTGCCGTGAGTAAATAATTTTTATCAATTAACTCCATTGCCAGTAACCATATTTGCAATTTCTTAAAATTATGTCTTCTCATATATTAATTTTTTGAAACACGCCCTACGACTGTTTGATTCACAATTTTTAAAACTTGTGATTCGTGCAGTGAGCACAGCGAACGATCGTGGTTCAAAACGTCTTTTTCACATCAAACTGTTCCATATAATCGGCAATTCTTCGTAAAAAAGAACCTGCCAGATAACCATCTACTATTCGGTGGTCAAAGGAAAGTGAAAGGTACATCATTTGGCGGATTTCAATCGTATCGCCTTCTTCTCTTTCCATTACTTCGGCGCGTTTTTTAATAATTCCAGTTGCCAAAATTGCGGCTTCGGGTTGGTTGATTATGGGTGTACCCATTAAACTGCCAAAAGTTCCCACATTGCTAATTGTAAAGGTGCTGCCTTTGGTTTCATCGGCCTTTAATTTATTATCACGGGCTTTTCCAACCAATTCATTTGTCGCAGTAGCCAATTCATTTAAATTCTTTTTATCGGCGTTTTTAACAACGGGCACGATTAAGTTTCCCGATGGAAGTGCAGTTGCCATCCCAATATTTATTTCGTCTTTTACAATAATGTTTCTCCCATCCAAGGTAGAATTAATCATTGGAAAATCCTGGATGGCCTTCGCAACACATTCAATAAAAAGCGGGGTAAATGTTAGTTTTTCGTTGTATTTTTTTTGAAATGCAACTTTATTTTTATTTCGCCACTGAACCATTTCGGTTAAATCAGCTTCCACATAAGCTGTAACGTGTGGCGATGTATGTTTCGAAAAAACCATATGATCCGAAATCATTTGGCGCATACGGTCCATTTCTACGATTTTGCCTTTTCCTTTGTCGAATTTTAAATCTGGAACCTGAAATCCTGAAACTTCCGGAACAGCTTGCGCAAATTGAAACGGGCGTCCATTTTCCAAATAATTTGAAACATCACTTTTTCGT
This region of Aequorivita marisscotiae genomic DNA includes:
- a CDS encoding urocanate hydratase, giving the protein MTFKEQIQQGIPSVLPEKKPYDTNINHAPKRKEILSKEEKELALRNALRYFEPKHHATLLPEFRAELEKYGRIYMYRFRPDYKMYARPITEYPGKSNQAKAIMLMIQNNLDYAVAQHPHELITYGGNGAVFQNWAQYLLVMKYLSEMTDEQTLAVYSGHPMGLFPSHRDAPRVVVTNGMMIPNYSKPDDWEKFNALGVTQYGQMTAGSYMYIGPQGIVHGTTITVLNGFRKIKKERKGGLFVTSGLGGMSGAQPKAGNIAGCVTVCAEVNKKATETRHSQGWVDEVISDLDELSKRVKEATSNKETVSIAYDGNVVEVWEKFAEENIKIDLGSDQTSLHNPWAGGYYPVGLAYEEANEMMANNPEQFKKEVQKSLRRQVEAINKHTAKGTYFFDYGNAFLLEASRAGADVMNDKKVSGRAQSRPQSEFKYPSYVQDIMGPMCFDYGFGPFRWVCASGKPEDLQKTDEIACEVLEELMKNSPKEIQQQMQDNITWIKGAQENKLVVGSQARILYADSDGRVQIASAFNKAISEGKIGHVVLGRDHHDVSGTDSPYRETSNIYDGSRFTADMAIQNVIGDSFRGATWVSIHNGGGVGWGEVINGGFGMVLDGSTDAQRRLENMLFWDVNNGIARRSWARNDEAVFAIKRAMENNPQLKVTLPNFVDDKLFT
- a CDS encoding DUF4136 domain-containing protein, which encodes MKALKFLPLLLLFAFTSCSTVRVASDFDKKANFNQYNSFAFFKPGIDKAEISDLDKKRILRAIEGNLIMKGMAKSETPDLLVSIFTKERERVDVYNSNFGYGWGWSPWYYGSYHGGTNVSRTAEGTLYIDLIDAKTNNLVWQGMGSADLVTGNMERKEERIREIVSKILAEYPPGALKK
- a CDS encoding T9SS type A sorting domain-containing protein codes for the protein MKTIITFLALFGVTILHAQWTADTDANTLVAESGELDVQTRGTSDGQTYVVFWKNVGPPTNIELRLQIMDADGNQTLGSDGMLVSDQIPMSTSTVIMNTIVDANDNLYIGATGTAGGDPAFVFKMDTDGNHLWGANGVQVGSGNVVTVLPLSTGGAIVSWLSGSGAVMQKYDDNGLAVWPSTQPLTTGSGTSSPGNFFEIAGGEYIAVFHKLLTGINSFLYAQRYDADGNPVWGSAVQISDRATAFIRSYKGVQDGDVVYMGYYASAGTRFDSYLQRINPDGTLPWGINGSDFDTGETDYEMETEIAFKNGSQYVWSISIYRNETQSERGEYVQKFNKDSGARELTDNAKVVFPIGNDKSHAGSLRLRNDNPLFLMEEGENNGATPTTLHSVYLNENGDFAWPEETRPVATFAAAKTRVNFTKEGNSQNVAVFVEDKGDGLKIYAQNVVDDTAGVEEFSDTSISFVNPVKAEMIINSNSPIEAISIYNVLGQQLFSAKYNLETSVNVDTQSWKSGVYFMKISTHKGNVKGIKLVKE
- a CDS encoding alpha-ketoacid dehydrogenase subunit alpha/beta; the protein is MKIKKDILKKAFKNLVTAKAMTEIYEENFKTVSKYVHATSRGHEVIQIALGMQLLPQDYAFPYYRDDSMLLSIGMKPYELMLQVLAKKDDPFSGGRTYYSHPSLKDDDKPKIPHQSSATGMQAIPATGVAMGFWYKESMNSEFGIQNSELPIVVCSLGDASVTEGEVAEAFQMAVLKKLPILYLVQDNEWDISANAAETRAQNAAEYAKGFHGLEAISIDGADFEESYNTIQNVISKIREERRPFLVHAKVPLLNHHTSGVRMEFYRDDLEEARSRDPYPKLKKLLLDNGFNDKELSEIEADIKIEIKESLERALNAEDPKPEDLFTHDFAPTEITEEKGERSPKGGEKVVMVDCALFAIEELMRKHKECLLYGQDVGARLGGVFREAATLAQKFGDNRVFNTPIQEAFIVGSTVGMSAVGLKPIVEVQFADYIWPGLNQLFTEVSRSCYLSNGKWPVSMILRVPIGAYGSGGPYHSSSVESVVTNIRGLKIAYPSNGADLKGLLKAAYYDPNPVVIFEHKGLYWSKVKGTKGATSIMPAEDYVLPFGKAWVLQEIWKQEEEETLSIITYGMGVHWAMNASEELGMQDKIEVVDLRTLHPLDYETVFKSVKKCGKCLVVTEEPSDNGFSRGLQGRIQEECFQQLDAPVMLIGSENMPAIPLNSTLEETMIPSTEKVKKKILEILKY
- a CDS encoding four helix bundle protein; this encodes MRRHNFKKLQIWLLAMELIDKNYLLTATLPDYERYGLRTQMNCCSVSIASNISEGSSKRTDRHFLNFLENSLGSAFEWETQLMVCARQNFISKELFLRLEDKVQALQSKISNFIDTLDPNN
- a CDS encoding dihydrolipoamide acetyltransferase family protein codes for the protein MQKTELKMPKMGESITEGTIINWMVKEGDSFEEGDILLEVATDKVDNEVPATAAGKMLEHKFKAQDVVPVGEVIAVLELSENVKSKKSISNSEKIAPVSPPTGEMPAGQRGTLTSKPIPSASSNSFKVNENVFISPLVDAIARKNHISYEELARISGTGKDGRLRKSDVSNYLENGRPFQFAQAVPEVSGFQVPDLKFDKGKGKIVEMDRMRQMISDHMVFSKHTSPHVTAYVEADLTEMVQWRNKNKVAFQKKYNEKLTFTPLFIECVAKAIQDFPMINSTLDGRNIIVKDEINIGMATALPSGNLIVPVVKNADKKNLNELATATNELVGKARDNKLKADETKGSTFTISNVGTFGSLMGTPIINQPEAAILATGIIKKRAEVMEREEGDTIEIRQMMYLSLSFDHRIVDGYLAGSFLRRIADYMEQFDVKKTF